One Argentina anserina chromosome 6, drPotAnse1.1, whole genome shotgun sequence genomic window, agttatggtcatttaagtgagtgaaggtcatcatacccgagaatctgattttcattgcaaactcttgttttgagttgttatgcaatcttgtttcctaagatctaagtttggttatgtatatcatgtatgatctaaggatgtgtgactagattaatgattagcCCATGACTACTTTTGAGacgcatgtaatgaacgttgtatacgttgttctttgtactccatgattatgacactaatcaaggggagttgtttcgtagacttcaggaggAGTTTActtcacatgatgctatcaaatgtagatggtgtgttgtgctctttttcccttctatcaagcttttgtttttacccaagaggtttttattttgcttgacaaagtttttactgaggcaacgatgtatgcaccatgcaacctaggcatgcgacacaagagggagtgttccgagagaattactatttctaccattgtgtgtgtcttagccttattaggtttcctgttagagatagattcgcatctctgtaatagattatgacttcGAAtcttacgggattgtggttgtgtaatgcatatatataagcctcattatcaattaataaaCGGTTACATTCTGTTCCattatgttgttattattcttgttttgttCCTCCTCCAACAAAGGAAATTGTAATTGGGAGTGCATATTCCCTTAAAATATTCACattattttgtatatttaCACGTCGTGCACTAAAATTTTTCTAACGTAAACATCTATATATTGTCCTTTAAATgtggttttcgatttttaaattacttcttCGGTGAAACGATGACGCTTCACCCATTGCAAGAGTACGTAGACTTAAACAACCCCTCTGTCTCTGATATTAGTGAGTTCGTTGTTTGTTGAAATGATATAAGACATTATAGAGTTTTTGGTAACGTTTCTAGAACGTTTTTTTATATCAACTCTGATTGCCCGGAAAGTTTAGCTTATAAAGTTGAGGAAatatacaaaaacaaaaagagaatAAGAAAAAATCGTGAAATGTAGATCAAATGCTCATTTATAAACCAGCTTGTCTTCTTGAACACAAAGGTGAAGTGGAAGTGAGATGGCACTTCCCTCCTTAGCGAGAAGACTACGAACTAAACACCCCCTCTGTCTCTCAATCACTTTCCTTCTCCACCATCCCATGTCGGTGAACCATCTCCCTCACCCATTTCAAAGCCCTCGCCATTTCTCCGCCCAAGTCCTCAGCCACCCAATAGGCTTCAATGGCCAGCGATTCAACCCAGCAGTCACCCACAACTTGGGTCTCACCCACTTTCTTGAATCCCTCAGAAGTAGTGCCAGTTTGGCCAATGAGGCCGAGGCCATGACTTTTCTCGACGAGTCCGGCGTCGAGGCGAAACGTGATATGGTTGTGTTGGCCATTTGGGAGCTGAGGGCGGATTGGAAGTTGGCGTTTTTGGGTTTCAAGTGGGGTGAGAAATGGGGGTGTTGTGATGAAGAGGCGTGTAGTTTGATGGTTTGGGTGTTGGGGAGTCATAGGAAGTTTAGTACTGCTTGGTGTTTGATACGTGACTTGAATCAGGCTTTGATGGATACACGACGTGCGATGCTTATAATGATTGATAGGTCAGGCTTCCACTTTGCTTTCCGGCATTTGAATCAGTTCTGGTTtgtatgttatattgttgAACTTAAACATGGATTATATGTTGTTTAGTTAGCTACATCATGTTCTATGTGTTAACATCATACTCTTGGAGCTTGAATTGTGCACCTAGTAGAGTCGTTATCTTTCGAAACAAGAAAGGCATACAGAACAACTATTTGAGGAATTTTTTTATGATGCTTACGATATAATGTGTGCGCATATCATGGTGTATTCATTTTATCGAGTCATATACTCATATGGAGTTTAGAATTTTAGGATTGAGGAGGTTCTTTTCGCCCCTAGTTTAGTGGTTTCTTGGAGTACTTAGTTTTTAGGATTTAGCATCTTTTATTTTGTGTATAAAAGCTCATGGGTTTCAGAAGTTTAAGTCAGACAATTTGATTTCCGTTTTGGTGTTCATCAGGTATGCATCTGCAAATCACCCAAGTAAGGCCATTAAGACATTTCAGATAATGGAGAAGTTCAGGTTGAGCCCTGATCGAGAAGCATTCCACATCCTCTTGAATGTGCTATGTAAGAATGGAAACATGGAGGAAGCTGAAGAATTCATGCTTGTAAGTAAGAAGTTCTTCCCGCTGGAGGTTCAGGGCTTCAACATTGTTCTTGATGGGTGGTGTACCGTATCTGCTGATATATATCAAGCCAAGAGAGTTTGGAGAGAAATGTCAAAATACTGTATCACACCAGATGCAACTTCTTATACACACATGATTTCCTGCTTCTCAAAGGTTGGGAATCTTTTTGACTCCCTTAGACTGTATGATGAAATGAAGAGAAGGGATTGGGTTCCTGATCTTAAGCTTTACAATTCCTTGATTTATGTACTAACCCGTGAAAATTGCTATAAGGAAGCTCTCAAAGTACTGgaaaaagtgaaagaaatggGTTTGCAGCCAGATGCCACCACCTATAACAATATGATAGGTCCTTTATGTGTATCAAAGAAGCTAGAGGAGGCGCGACACATGCTGAGTGCTATGATAAATGATAATCTCAGCCCAACTGTAGAGACTTACCATGCATTTCTCCAGAGTGCAGATTCAACTGGAACTCTAGAAGTTCTTGATCGGATGAAGAAAGCTAATTTAGGTCCTAATGGCGATACATTTCTTATGATTCTTGAGAAATTTTTCGTATTAGAAAAACCTGGGAAGGCTTTGGAGATTTGGAATAAAATGAAGCACTATGGAGTAGTCCCTGATTCCACACACTACACAGCTATGGTACATGGACTGGCAACTTGTAGGTTGATAACGAAGGCCAAGGAACTTTTGGCTGAGATGACATCCAATGGATTTTCAGAAGATCCAAAGCTTAAGAAGCTCTTGAAGAAGCCAATTGGAGGTAGTGTACAAGGAAAACGGAGAGTAAGAAAACTCAAGCAACCAAAAAGGAATAATCTGAAGCAAGATAGGGTTGTGAGATAGTCAGATAGGAAAGACCAGTCAGTCAAGAAACAAGAACATATCAAGTAAATAGTCTTATCTTAGAACTTAAATTTTGACTGCATATTGAAAAGCTGCAAAAGGTTCTGTCTTGCAACTTGCAGTTACattttgcattttttttttggggaagACATGGACTATAGTTATTGAAGATTCACCGCCACATCCTCTCCTGAAAACTTTGCAGCTGGTGTTATTGTAGTTTCATGACAGCTGATTGAAGCCAAAGTGGTTTGGTTTTTTGAAGTGAACTCGACCTCTTTAACAATGTAAATCACTACTGAGGAGCATTTGGTTCAATATTGTAGTA contains:
- the LOC126798488 gene encoding pentatricopeptide repeat-containing protein At1g80880, mitochondrial, with translation MALPSLARRLRTKHPLCLSITFLLHHPMSVNHLPHPFQSPRHFSAQVLSHPIGFNGQRFNPAVTHNLGLTHFLESLRSSASLANEAEAMTFLDESGVEAKRDMVVLAIWELRADWKLAFLGFKWGEKWGCCDEEACSLMVWVLGSHRKFSTAWCLIRDLNQALMDTRRAMLIMIDRYASANHPSKAIKTFQIMEKFRLSPDREAFHILLNVLCKNGNMEEAEEFMLVSKKFFPLEVQGFNIVLDGWCTVSADIYQAKRVWREMSKYCITPDATSYTHMISCFSKVGNLFDSLRLYDEMKRRDWVPDLKLYNSLIYVLTRENCYKEALKVLEKVKEMGLQPDATTYNNMIGPLCVSKKLEEARHMLSAMINDNLSPTVETYHAFLQSADSTGTLEVLDRMKKANLGPNGDTFLMILEKFFVLEKPGKALEIWNKMKHYGVVPDSTHYTAMVHGLATCRLITKAKELLAEMTSNGFSEDPKLKKLLKKPIGGSVQGKRRVRKLKQPKRNNLKQDRVVR